One Klebsiella electrica genomic window, ACGCTCAGATGACCGATGAGGTAAAAGCGGCGGTGCGCACGCAGATTTTCAGCGTCAACCAGACCGACAAGGGCCAGGGGCACATCATTATTGACTATCCGCGTCTGCTGAATAAAGGACTGGCGGCGCTGGCGGCGGAAATGGAAAACCTGGCCCGGCAGCATCCGGAGAACGATTTTTATCGGGCGGTGGTGATTTTACTGGCGGCCTCACAGCGCCACATTTTGCGTTACGCCACCCTCGCCGCTGAGATGGCCCGCCGCTGCGACGATCCGCAGCGACGCGAGGAGCTGGAGACGATTGCCGCCCATTCGCGCCATAACGCCGGGCATCGCCCGGAAAATTTCTGGCAGGCCTGTCAGCTGTTCTGGTACATGAACATCATTTTGCAGTACGAGTCCAACGCCAGTTCTATTTCGCTTGGCCGTTTTGACCAGTATATGCTGCCGTTTTATCAGGCGTCGTTAACCCGCGGCGAGGATCCCGCGTTTCTGAAAACGCTGCTGGAATCGCTGTGGGTCAAGTGCAACGATATCGTCCTGCTGCGCTCATCCAGCAGCGCCCGCTACTTTGCCGGCTTCCCGACGGGCTACACCGCCTTGCTCGGCGGCCTGAGCGAGACCGGGCGCAGCGCGGTAAACGTGCTCTCCTTTCTTGCGCTGGATGCCTACCAGAACGTCCGTCTGCCGCAGCCCAATCTCGGGGTGCGCGTCAACGAACTGACTGACCGCCCGTTCCTGCACAAAACGGCGGAAACGATCCGCCTCGGCACCGGGATCCCGCAAATTTTCAACGACGAAGTGGTGATTCCGGCCTTTCTCAATCGCGGCGTCTCGCTGGAGGATGCGCGGGATTATGCCGTCGTCGGCTGCGTCGAGCTCTCTATCCCCGGGCGCACCTACGGGCTGCACGATATTGCGATGTTCAACCTGCTGAAGGTGATGGAGATCGTGATGCTGGAGAATGAAGGTAATCCCGATATCAGCTGGGACGGGCTGATTCAGCAGATCCGCGAGAAAACCCGCTACTACATCAAGCTGATGGTCGAAGGCAGCAACATTTGCGACCTCGGCCACCGGAATCAGGCACCGGTTCCCCTGCTCTCCTCGTTTATTCAGGACTGCGCGCTGCATGGCAAGGACATCACCGAAGGCGGCGCACGCTACAACTTTTCCGGCGTTCAGGGAATAGGTATCGCCAATCTCAGCGACTCCCTGCATGCGCTCAAGGGGATGGTCTTCGACCAGCAGCGCATGAGCTATGACGAGCTGATTCAGGTCCTTAAGGCGAATTTCCAGACGCCGGAAGGCGAGCAAATCCGCGCCCGCCTGGTTCATCGCTTTGAAAAATATGGCAACGATATTGACGAGGTGGACAATATCAGCGCCGACCTGCTGCGCTTTTACTGTAAAGAGGTGGAGCAGTATCGCAACCCGCGCGGCGGCCATTTCACCCCCGGTTCGTACACTGTCTCAGCGCACGTTCCGCTCGGCTCGGTGGTTGGCGCGACCCCGGACGGTCGCCTGGCCGGTGAGCAGCTAGCCGATGGCGGGCTGTCGCCGATGGTCGGCCAGGATTCACAGGGGCCAACGGCGGTCCTGAAATCGGTCAGCAAGCTGGATAACTACCTGCTCTCCAACGGTACACTGCTCAACGTTAAGTTCACCCCGGCGACCCTGAGCGGAGCGAGCGGGCTCAATAAGCTGGCCGATTTCTTACAGGCTTTCACCCGTCTGAAGCTTCAGCATATCCAGTTTAACGTGGTCAACGCGCAGACGCTGCGGGAAGCGCAGCAGCGCCCTCAGGATTTCGCCGGTCTGGTGGTACGCGTCGCGGGCTACAGCGCCTTCTTTGTGGAGTTATCGAAGGAGATCCAGGATGACATTATCCACCGCACCACGCATCAACTGTGACGTTATCGAGACGCGCGCCGACCGGGCGCGCATTTTCAATCTCCAGCGCTACTCGTTGAACGATGGCCGGGGGATCAGAACCATCGTCTTTTTTAAAGGCTGCCCGCACACCTGTCCGTGGTGCGCCAACCCGGAATCCCTCTCGCCCAAAATTGAAACCGTGCGTCGGGAAAGCCGCTGCCTCCACTGCGCGCGCTGCCAGCAGGACGTCGAAGAGTGCCCTTCCGGCGCATGGGAGCAGATTGGCCGCGATGTTACTCAGGAAGCGTTGCTCAAAGAGGTCCTGAAAGATGAGGTTTTTTTTCGCGCCTCAGGCGGCGGCGTGACGCTATCGGGCGGAGAGGTGCTCATGCAGGCCGGGTTTGCCACCCGCTTCTTACGCACCTTGCGCCAGTGGGGGATCCACACGGCGATAGAAACGGCGGGCGACGCCACCTTCAGCCGCATTTATCCTCTTGCCCAGGCGTGCGACGAAGTGCTGTTTGATCTGAAAATCATCGATCCCGGGCAGGCGAGAAAACTGCTTGCCATGGATCTCCCTCGGGTGCTGGAAAATTTCCGCCGGCTGGTGGAAAATGGCGTTCACGTCATCCCCAGGGTGCCGCTCATTCCTGGCTTTACCCTGTGTGAAAAGAACTTCAGCCAGATTCTCTCCTTCCTGGCACCGTTTGCGCTGCCTGACATTCATCTGCTGCCGTTTCATCAATATGGCGAGCCGAAATACTCGCTGCTCGGCAAGCGATGGGCGATGGCAACGGTCGAGGCGCCATCGGCAGCAGAAATTAACCGATTCACTATCATGGCTGAACAAGCTGGTTTTCGCGTAACTGTCGGCGGCTAATGCCCGGAGGATGCTATGGATCTCAAGATCGTTGCGGTTACGGCCTGCGTGAGCGGTGTGGCCCATACCTATATGGCGGCGGAACGTTTACAAAAAGTCGGCCACCATGAAAAGTGGCAGATCAAAATCGAAACCCAGGGGGCGCTGGGGATTGAGAATAAAATCACCCCTGACGATATTGCCCGGGCCGATGTCGTGCTGCTGGTCACGGATATTGAAATCGACGACGCAAAGCGCTTTTGCGGCCACCGCACGATTAAAACCAGCATCAAAACGTTTTTACTCCAGCCGCAGCATATCGCTGAAGCGGTAAAAAGCATCATGAAAAAACCGATCGTCTATTTAGATATCCCCTGAGAATTAAGTGGGCTATTCCACTCCCAGGGGCGAGAACCGCTAGCCTCAGCCGCTTTGTCGCCCGAACAGCGTCGCAGCGCCATCGGGGTGACAATTGATGTCGGGCCGACAATCTGTGCCGGACCGTAACCCGGCAATGGGGTTATCCCGCCGCCCGGGAACCTTTCCCCGGTGGCGCTGCGCTTACCGGGGCTACTTGATACCGGGTGACTTGATACCAGGCCGACAATTGATGCCGGATGTAGCCCGGGCAAGGGGTTATCCCGCCGCCCGGGAACTTCCCCGGTGGCGCTGCGCTTACCGGGGCTACTTGATACCGGGCAACTTGATACCAGGCCGACAATTGATGCCGGATGTAGCCCGGGCAAGGGATGTATCCCGCAGCCCGGGAACCTTTCCCCGGTGGCGCTGCGCTTACCGGGGCTACTCGATATGGGTGACTTGATACCGGACCGACAATTGATGCCGGATGTAGCCCGGGCAATGGGGTTATCCCGCCGCCCGGGAACCTTTCCCCGGTGGCGCTGCGCTTACCGGGGCTACTCGATATGGGCAACTTGATACCATGCCGACAATTGATGCCGGGTGACTTGATACCGGGACGACAAGTTTCTGGCGCCAGGGAAGTTACTCCACATCCAGCAGCCATTTTTGCGCCGGCGTCAGGCGGCTGGCTGTTTCCGGCTTTAACCAGCGCCGCTGGTCCTGCTGCGCATTGTCCTGACGGTCGATGTATAAACCGTGCAGCACCCGTCTTCTGCTGCCGGTGGTATTACAGGTTCCGCCGTGCCAGGTATGTGCGTTATAAATCATCACGCTTCCCGCCGGGGCGGCAAATACCACCTCCTCCGGGTGCGGCAGTTCCGGGTCGCTCAGGACCTCTTCGGGCAGCTCCGGACGTAGATGCGTGCCGGGAATAATTCGCGGAGCGCCATTCTCAGCGCTTAAATCATCGATCGCCCAAATGGTATTCACCAGATGCACTTTGGGAAAATCGGGACGCGGTTTTTTCCAGTCGGCGTGTAGCGGCTGGTGGCCGCCGTTAACCAGCGCCTCGCGCGCATTCAGACTGGACACTTTAAAGTCGCCCTGAAAAATATAGCGGCAGGCCGACAGCACCAGCGGATGAGACCACACCTTCTCCCAAATCACCCCTTTATTCACCAGATTGGCAATCCGCGTTGCAGTCGCCTCCTGATGGTGTTCCATGGCCAGGTTGTCCCCTTCGCTCTCGACAAGCACGTCGATGAGCTCGCGCATCGCCGCCAGCCACGCCGGGTCGGCCAGATGATGCACCACGGTGTAGCCAAGCGTATCCAGCTCCAGTTTCATTTTATCGGATAAGGCGATGTTGGCGCCAAGGGCATCCAGATAGACAGCAGATTGATGTTCCATATTTTTTTCCTTAACCTTTCGATAACACGAAATAAACTCTAATCGTCGGCCAGGGGAAATACATGAGGCGATTCCTACGAAAAACTGGACATCCGTACGCGGGGAGACAAAGTGTGATGTTCATCAAACTCTGAGCTGCAGACGGCCGCAGGTCGGCTCTGCGCGTTCAATCAGGCTATCTAAAAGAGATCTGCGGGTATGAAATAGATTATATTCAACGGGATAATAGTTCGCTCTCGGGGTGAAGGATGATTGAAGATCTGCCGGATATTTTAAATCGTCTGATCAATCAGAAAGACAGGCTGCGGGTCAGGTTCCCGGAACCGGATATTTCGCTCCCGGAACTGGCCTATCAGGTCGCATTTCCACGTCTGGAAATTGTGCTGGAGGGGGAGCTTCGGGAGAACGGCTTACCCTTGTCCGATATGCGGCTGGTAACATCGCAAGTGCTTTATGTACCGGCGGGAAAATGGACCTGTCCGCAGTGGACCGGTCCGGCATCGACCTTAAGTATTTTATTCGGCAGGCAAAAACTGGGGTTTTGCATCCAGCGCTGGGACGGCAAACAGCTGCGAACGGAGAAGCAAAGCGTCGCCCGCCTGGGGCCGCGCGTAGGCTCTTATCTGCTGCTGGCGCTGAACGAAATATGTCTGCAGCCAGACCCGGTCACCGCCCGGCTTGTGGTGTCGGCGCTGCTGAGTCACTGCCTTGAACAGCTGGTCGGACTGGAGATGCGGGTCAGCCGCAGCCGCGATCTGTTTATGGCGGTACAGGATTATCTGGAGGAGAATCTCAGCCAGCCATTAACCCGCGAATCGGTGGCGAAACGTTTTCATATCACGCCAAACTACCTGTCGCACATTTTTCAGAAATCAGGTTCCGTCGGCTTTAACGAATACCTGACCCGCGTGCGGCTGGAGCAGGCCAAAAAACTGCTGCGGGGCTACGATTTAAAAGTCAAAGAGATTGCCCACAACTGCGGTTTTGTCGACAGCAACTATTTTTGCCGGGTGTTTAAACGCTACACCGAACGCTCGCCTTCCGAATATCGCCGCCACTGCCGCAGCGCGCAGCAGGGATAGCGGCCTCAGGATGCGGCCCACTCCACGCGTCCACGGCCGTTATGTTTAGCCTGGTAGAGCGCCTCATCCACCTTCTTAATAAACACATCCTGCGGTTCATCTTTTTCACGCATGCCGACGCCAATGCTTACCGACAGCGGATAATCGCGATTAATCAGAATCGAGCGGACATTCTCCAGAATCGACTGCGCCAGCTCGCGCACCTCTTCGGCCGACATCCCGTCAACAATAATGGCGAACTCTTCGCCACCAATCCGGGACGGCAGAATTTTATCGCTGGTTAATTTTGCCAGCTGTTTACCCAAGGCGAAAAGCACCTCATCGCCCACCAGATGGCCGTAGGTATCATTGATCTTCTTGAAAAAATCGATGTCCAGAATCATCAGCGCCAGCTGGTGGCCCTGTTTTTCCCGGATGGTATCAATGAAAAAGCGCCGGTTAGGCAGTTGGGTCAGCTCGTCTTTTAACGATTGAGAACGCGCGTCGACATACAGCACGTTAATACGCTCGATAATTTTGTAGATGCCGATGGTCGTCATCAGCATGCCGGAGAGGCGGAGCAGATCTTCGCAGTAATAGCCCATCCATCTCGGCTGGACAAATATTTCGTCCATGAAATCAAAGGTGCCGCCGGCTATCCAGAGCAGCAGTCCGTTGCGCACCCAGTTCACCGCGACATGGCTCATTCTGACCTTTGCCGAAATCCATAGCATAAACACCAGGAACAATAGGGCTAACAGATCAATATACAGCCCGGCGTTGGTGAAGATGAGGTCCCATGAAGCTAAGGGTTTTGAAATCACAACGCACAATGTGGAAACGGCGATAATCACCAGCAATGCGGGGAAAAGGTTCATCCAGGAACGGGAGGACTGCGCATTTATATTAATATTCTTTTCTGAATTCAGCATCGGCACGTCTCTCGTCTGCAGCAAATCTTTTCACAAGGTAACATAACGACCAGGGAATTTTCAGCGAGTAAAAATGATAATTATCTGAGGGTTAAGGGTATCATCGATGCTTGACAAGAAGAACAGACTGACCCCGCGGAATTATTCCAACTGACTACCAATCCATGGCGACGGGGTCAGTGCCGCGGATGGTATAGAGTTCATCATCCGCACATTTATCATTTCGTGCTATTTTCGGGTAAAAATCCCCCTTCGCTGCCGCCGCTCGCCGGCCTTCAGCGCGGCGCCTGCGCGGAGGATACCGCTCATACGCCGGTCGGGACGACTTAAGCCTTTTCGGCCAGCGCCTGCGTCGCGCGGCGAAATGCCGCAATAGCCAATGCCACATCGTCGACGGTAACGGACTCGGCGGGATGGTGGCTGATGCCGCCTTTGCAGCGCACAAACAACATGCCTACCGGCCAACGTTCGGCGATGGCGATCGCATCATGCCCGGCGCCGCTCGGCAGGGACAGCGAGCGCCCCTGAACCTCGTTGACGGCTTGCGTCAACACCGTCTGCAACCGCCGATCGCAGGCGGTTGCGGCGATGTGATAGAACGTTTCGGCGGCAAAGTGCAGATGGCGACGGGCGGCTATCGTCTGCGCGGCGTCCAGCAGCGTGGTGAGCAGCGCATCAAGCGTGCCATCCTGCGGGCCACGAATATCCAGAGTCAGCGCCACCTCGCCGGGAATGACGTTAACCGCACCCGGGGCGCAGCGCAGCGTCCCCACCGTAGCCACCAGGTCTCCCCCGTGCTGCCGGGTGGTCGCCTCAATGAGCACCATCCATTCGGCGGCGGCGGCCAGCGCATCCCGACGCTGGCTCATCGGCACCGTTCCGGCATGGCCCGCTTCGCCGGTAAAGCGGCAGTTCAGGCGGCGGGCACCGTTGATCGCCTCCACCACCCCGAGCGCCAGCTCCGCTTGTTCAAGACGCGGCCCCTGCTCGATGTGCAGCTCCAGATAGCCGGCGATATCCGCCGTCGGGCGCGCCGCCAGGCTGACTCGCGCAGGGTCAAGCCCGGCCTGCACCATCGCCTGCGCTACGCTTATCCCTTGCGCATCGGTCTGCGTCAGCCAGCTCTCCGGCCAGCTTCCCGTCAGGCCACGGCTGCCCAGCAACGTAATCCCGAAACGGGTCCCCTCCTCATCGCAGAAACCGACAATCTCTATCGCTTTCGCCAGACGACGCCCCTGCTGATGCAGGTTTTCCACCACATCAATCGCCGTGAGCACCCCCAGCATGCCGTCATAGCGCCCGGCATTGCGTACCGTATCCAGATGAGACCCCAGCAGAATGGCCGGCGCCCCCTCCTGTTCGCCTTCATAACGCCCGCAAATGTTGCCGACGCTATCCTGCCAGACGGTCATGCCCGCCTGCGTCATCCAGCGCGCCACCTGCTGATTGGCCTGCAAATGCTGCGGCGACAGATACACCCGGGTCAGTCCTTCGGCCGTTTCGCTGATCGCAGCCAGCGCATCGGCGCGGGCCATCACCCGCTCCGCGGCCGCCATCATCTCCGCCTGCTGGCGTGCTGATTGATTCATCGCGCACTCTCGCTGTCATAGTGATCCCACGCCGCCTGCATCGCCGCCCCCTGGGTGGTAGAGAATTTCAGGTAATTCAGTACCGACTCCAGAGCGCTGAGCGTGGTCAGCACGCAATCTTTCCGCGCGTTATAGCCCATAGTGCCGATGCGCCACACTTTGCCATGCAGCGGGCCAAAGGAGGTGCCAATCTCAATACCAAAATCTTCCAGCATCAGCTTGCGGACCTGGTCACCGTTGACGCCCTGCGGAATCACGACGCCGAGCACGTTGTTCATCTTATGTTTCAGGTCGCCGAAGGTCTCCAGCCCCATCGCCTGAATGCCTTTGAGCAGCGCATCGCCATGCAGCTTGTGCCGGGCAATCCCCTGATCCAGCCCCTCCTGCAGAATCAGGCGCGCGCATTCGCGGGCGCCGAACAGCGCCGATGTGGCTTCGGTGTGGTGATTCAGGCGTTCCGGCCCCCAGTAGTCCATCACCATACCGAGGTCGAAGTAGTTGGAGTAAACCATCTCATCCACGCCATCAAGATGGGCGTCGGTACGGATCCCCTCCTCCACGCATTTGCGGCGGCGAATCACCGCCTCCATGCGCGCGCTGAGGGTAATCGGCGAGGTGCCAGACGGGCCGCCGAGGCATTTCTGCATCCCCGCCGATACCGCATCCAGCCCCCAGGCATCGGTCTCCAGGGGGTTACCGGCCAGCGAGGCGGTCGCGTCGGTGTAAAACAGCACCTCGTGACGACGGCAGATATCACCCAGCTCCGCCAGCGGCTGGAGCATAGTGGTCGAGGTATCGCCCTGCACCGTCAGCAGCAGGCGCGGGCGCACGCGTTTGATGGCGTCTTCCACCTGGTCGGGGGTGAAGACTTCGCCCCACGGGACCTCAATGGTGTGAACCTCGGCGCGACAGCGGCGGGCGATTTCGCACAGCAGATGGCCGAAACGGCCGAATACCGGCACCAGCACCTTATCGCCGGGACGAATAGCCGACACCAGAATCGCTTCGATTCCCGCGCGCGAGGTGCCGTCCACCAGCATCGTCCAGCGGTTTTCGGTACGGAACACCCCGCGGTACAGCGCCATGACCTCATTCATATAGTGGGTCATCGCCGGATCGTACTGACCAATCAGCTGGCTCGACATGGCGCGCAGCACGCGCGGGTCGGCGTTAATCGGCCCCGGCCCCATCAGCAGGCGCGGCGGCGGGTTGAGTTGCGAAAATTGAGCGATATCCATTTTAGAATCCTTTGATTAATTCAGGCCGCGAACGGAGGAGATAAACTGCTTCAGTTCATTGGTCTGCGGGTTGGCAAACAGCGTTTTACTGTCGCCCTGTTCCCAGACCCGTCCCTGATGCATAAACACCACCCGATCGCCCACTTCACGGGCAAAATTCATTTCATGGGTGACGAGAATCAGCGTCATACCCTCGGCGGCCAGTTGCTCAAGCACCTTGAGCACTTCACCCACCAGTTCAGGATCCAACGCCGAGGTAATCTCGTCACACAGTAACACCTTTGGCGACATCGCCAGCGCGCGGGCAATCGCCACCCGCTGCTGCTGGCCACCGGAGAGACTGGAAGGATAATAGTCCAGCCGATCGCCAAGACCGACCTTCTCCAGCATTCGCTGCGCCAGCTCACGACATTCGGCGGCGCTTTTTTTCAGCACCCGTCGCGGCGCCAGCATCACGTTTTCCAGCGCGGTCATGTGCGGAAACAGGTTAAAGTTCTGGAACACCATCCCGACGGAACGGCTGATCTCGCGGGCCTGCGAATCGCGGTCGGTGATGGTCATGCCCCCCAGTTTGATGCTGCCATCCTGATAACCTTCCAGCCCGTTGATGCAGCGCAGCAGCGTGCTTTTCCCCGAGCCGCTACGGCCAATAATCGAAATCACCTCGCCCATCTCGATGTCCAGATCGACACCTTTCAGCACGTGGTTGTCGCCGTAGTACTTCTGCATCTGATTAATGGTGATGAGAGGCATTGAATTTATTCTCCAGATAGCGGCTGTAGCGGGACAGCGGGTAACACAGAATGAAGTAGCCCAGCGCCACCAGCGCAAAGACTTTAAATGGCTGATAGGTGACGTTGGTCAGCATCGTGCCGGCTTTGGTCAGCTCGACGAAGCCGATAATCGACGCCAGCGCGGTGCCTTTCACCACCTGCACCGCGAACCCCACGGTGGGCGCAATGGCGATACGCAGCGCCTGCGGCGCAATGACGCGAAACAGCGTCTGGGCGAAATTCAGCCCCAGGCAACGCGATGCTTCCCACTGCCCTTTCGGCAACGCACGGATGCTGCCGAACCAGATATCGAGTAAAAAGGCGCTGGTGTAGAAGGTCAGCGCCATCGACGCGGCGGTCCACGGCGAAACATCGATGCCGAACAGCGCCACGCCGAAGAAAGCCAGAAACAGCTGCATCAGCAGCGGCGTCCCCTGAAACAGTTCGATATAACCGCGGATCAGGCGCTTGACCTGGCGTCCGCCGGTCAGGCGCAGCAGCAGCAGCGGCAACGTCACCAGCGCGCCGCCGAGAAACGCCACCAGCGACAGCAGTACCGTCCAGCGTCCGGCCAGCAGCAGATTGCGAATAATGTCCCAGTCAGTAAAGGTGGCCATCATGCCTGCACCCCCAGCCATTTCCGCCCTGCCGCCATCAGCAGCTGACGCATTGTTATCGACAGCGCTAAGTAGATCCCCGTCGTCACCAGATAGACCTCAAAGCTCAGAAACGTCCGCGACTGGATCAGGTTGGCGGCAAAGGTCAGCTCTTCATAAGAGACCTGAGAAACCACCGACGATCCCAGCATCACGATAATGCACTGACTGACCAGCGCCGGGTAAATCCGCTGTAGCGCAGGCGGCAACACCACCCGGATAAAAGTCTGCGTGCGGCTCAGCCCCAGCACGCGTCCGGCCTCCCACTGGCCTTTTGGCGTCACCTGGATCCCGGCGCGGACTATCTCGGTACTGTAGGCGCCCAGGTTGACCACCATCGCCAGCAGCGCGGCTTCGCCCGCCGTCATCTTGAGCCCGAGGTTAGGCAGCCCAAAGACGATAAAAAACAGCTGGACCACGAACGGCGTGTTGCGGATAAGCTCCACATAACCGCCCCAAATCCGACTGAACCACGATGGCCGCCCGCTGCGAATGGCGGCGCCGAAAATACCGATAGCCAGACCGCCGACCGTTGCCATAACCGTTAGCTGAATGGTCACCCACAGCCCGGCCAGCAGCTCCGGCCAGTGCGGCCAGAGCGCAGAAAAATGAAGTTGTTCCGTCATTCACTGACCTTATGCGGCAAAGTCGGCGGGCAGCGGCGCTTTCAGCCACTTCTCAGACAGCCCGTTCAGAGTGCCGTCTTTCAGTCCCTGCTCAATCAGCGCATCCACTTTGGCTTTCAGCGCCGGTTCATTCTTTTTCAGACCAATCACGCACGGCGAATCTTTCAGCATAAAGCTCGGCACCGGCGCTTTCGCCGGATTCTGGCGGGCGATCGCCGCCACCACCAGGTTCCCGGTCGCCACGTACTGCACCTGGCCGGAGAGGTACGCCGACAGCGTGGTGTTGTTGTCTTCGTAGCGTTTAATCTGCGCCTCTTTCGGCGCGATACCGGTCAGCACCATATCTTCCACCGCACCGCGAGTCACGCCGATGGTTTTGCCGCTCAGCGCCGCCGCCTCTTTGACCTCCGCCCCTTTCGGGCCAAACACGCCGAGGAAGAACGGCGCATAGGCGCGGCTGAAATCAATCACCTTCTCGCGCTCGGCGTTCTTGCCGAGGCTGGAGATAACCAGGTCAACTTTATCGGTTTGCAGATAAGGCACCCGGTTGGCGCTGGTCACCGGTACCAGCTGCAGTTTGAGCTTCATCTGACTGGCAAGATAACGCGCCATATCGATGTCATAACCCTGCGGCTGGAGATCGGTTCCCACTGAACCGAACGGCGGAAAATCCTGCGGCACCGCGATGCGAATCACGCCGCGCTTTTCGATATCCTGCAACTGGTCGGCTTTTGCCGCTGTGATTTGCGTGAACAGACAAGCGGCTCCGGCCAGAGCGATCAGCAGTTTTTTCATGATGTTTACCCGTTACGTTAGTATGAAACAAAAGATTCTTTAAATAAACTTCTGCAACTAATGTGCCAGACACAAAAAATGCGAGGGTCATCAAGAAAAGTGCAAGAAAAGAGAGGGGAAACAGGATATAGCGGAGAATAGTGGGAAAACGGCGCTCATTTCCCCACTATTTTATTGCACCAAAACAGAGCAAAGCACCAGCCTGAGGCCCCATTATCGTTGCTCAAGCTCGTCCAGCTGCTGATAGAGGGTGGCGATATCGTGAATGCGCGGGCGGCCTTTATCGAGAATTTCGTGCAAAAACGCATTCGCCAGCAGGTTGATCAAGCTGTTTACCGAGCTGTAGCTGTCATAGGCCGAAACGCTATCCAGAGGGGCGCACAGCTGCCAGCGGGACAGCGGAAACAGGCTGTATGCCTGCGGTTCGCAGATCAGCAGTACCGGAATAGCCCGCTGCTGGAGCTGCTGCAGCAGCGGGCGGATGATGCGCGGACGGCGGCGAAAGGCCATGACCACCACCAGATCGTCCGCCGTCAGATCCACCAGCTCCTCGCTTAAGCTCTGCCCCGGCTGCGGCAGAACCTGTACCTGCCCGCGCGCCTGTAGCAGCTGCTGGCGCAGATGCAGCGCCACCGGCCAGGAGTTGCGCATGCCGATGATCGCAATGCGCCGGGCGTTGACCATCGCGCTAATCGCCTCGGCAAACTGCTGCGCGTCGAGCGCATTGACCCACTGCGTCAGGTTCGCCATCTCCTGTTTATAGTGCCGCGCCAGCAGGGTGTTACCCTGCACCGCATCGCGATGATCGGTCAGCGGCATTCCGCTCTGGCGTAAGGTGCGCAGCTCATCGCGCATATCCTTATATTTTTCGTAGCCCAGCCGCTTAAACAGGCGGCTCACCGTGGCTTTTGACACC contains:
- a CDS encoding amino acid ABC transporter permease translates to MATFTDWDIIRNLLLAGRWTVLLSLVAFLGGALVTLPLLLLRLTGGRQVKRLIRGYIELFQGTPLLMQLFLAFFGVALFGIDVSPWTAASMALTFYTSAFLLDIWFGSIRALPKGQWEASRCLGLNFAQTLFRVIAPQALRIAIAPTVGFAVQVVKGTALASIIGFVELTKAGTMLTNVTYQPFKVFALVALGYFILCYPLSRYSRYLENKFNASHHH
- a CDS encoding amino acid ABC transporter ATP-binding protein, whose translation is MPLITINQMQKYYGDNHVLKGVDLDIEMGEVISIIGRSGSGKSTLLRCINGLEGYQDGSIKLGGMTITDRDSQAREISRSVGMVFQNFNLFPHMTALENVMLAPRRVLKKSAAECRELAQRMLEKVGLGDRLDYYPSSLSGGQQQRVAIARALAMSPKVLLCDEITSALDPELVGEVLKVLEQLAAEGMTLILVTHEMNFAREVGDRVVFMHQGRVWEQGDSKTLFANPQTNELKQFISSVRGLN
- a CDS encoding pyridoxal-phosphate-dependent aminotransferase family protein → MDIAQFSQLNPPPRLLMGPGPINADPRVLRAMSSQLIGQYDPAMTHYMNEVMALYRGVFRTENRWTMLVDGTSRAGIEAILVSAIRPGDKVLVPVFGRFGHLLCEIARRCRAEVHTIEVPWGEVFTPDQVEDAIKRVRPRLLLTVQGDTSTTMLQPLAELGDICRRHEVLFYTDATASLAGNPLETDAWGLDAVSAGMQKCLGGPSGTSPITLSARMEAVIRRRKCVEEGIRTDAHLDGVDEMVYSNYFDLGMVMDYWGPERLNHHTEATSALFGARECARLILQEGLDQGIARHKLHGDALLKGIQAMGLETFGDLKHKMNNVLGVVIPQGVNGDQVRKLMLEDFGIEIGTSFGPLHGKVWRIGTMGYNARKDCVLTTLSALESVLNYLKFSTTQGAAMQAAWDHYDSESAR
- a CDS encoding transporter substrate-binding domain-containing protein, whose translation is MKKLLIALAGAACLFTQITAAKADQLQDIEKRGVIRIAVPQDFPPFGSVGTDLQPQGYDIDMARYLASQMKLKLQLVPVTSANRVPYLQTDKVDLVISSLGKNAEREKVIDFSRAYAPFFLGVFGPKGAEVKEAAALSGKTIGVTRGAVEDMVLTGIAPKEAQIKRYEDNNTTLSAYLSGQVQYVATGNLVVAAIARQNPAKAPVPSFMLKDSPCVIGLKKNEPALKAKVDALIEQGLKDGTLNGLSEKWLKAPLPADFAA
- a CDS encoding amino acid ABC transporter permease; this translates as MTEQLHFSALWPHWPELLAGLWVTIQLTVMATVGGLAIGIFGAAIRSGRPSWFSRIWGGYVELIRNTPFVVQLFFIVFGLPNLGLKMTAGEAALLAMVVNLGAYSTEIVRAGIQVTPKGQWEAGRVLGLSRTQTFIRVVLPPALQRIYPALVSQCIIVMLGSSVVSQVSYEELTFAANLIQSRTFLSFEVYLVTTGIYLALSITMRQLLMAAGRKWLGVQA
- the hpxU gene encoding MurR/RpiR family transcriptional regulator HpxU is translated as MEQLDERLKGQYASLSPQEQRVADFIFDHFDDLISYNSAELAQLSGVSKATVSRLFKRLGYEKYKDMRDELRTLRQSGMPLTDHRDAVQGNTLLARHYKQEMANLTQWVNALDAQQFAEAISAMVNARRIAIIGMRNSWPVALHLRQQLLQARGQVQVLPQPGQSLSEELVDLTADDLVVVMAFRRRPRIIRPLLQQLQQRAIPVLLICEPQAYSLFPLSRWQLCAPLDSVSAYDSYSSVNSLINLLANAFLHEILDKGRPRIHDIATLYQQLDELEQR